AAAAGGTCTTGAAGCAGCTTGATGAGGTCGAGCGCCTGGCGCGCAAATACGGCCACGCCATCGCCATCGGCCACCCGCGCGACGCCACCATCGAAGTGCTCAAAACCTGGATCCCCAAGGCCCGCGAGCGTGGTCTTGCGATCGTGCCGGTGTCGACGTTGATGAAAGAACGTCTGAAACGCCAAACGGGGTAGGGAACGGGTCTTGACCTTGCTCGGACGGGAAGGCTTAACGTGGTATATGTTTCATTCGATTTATCACGGCATTATGCCGTAAGAGGCAAATATGACAGATACTTATAAAGTGATCGGCATGACCTGCGGGGGCTGCGCGAAATCCGTCACCAACGCTATTATGGACGTCGCGCCCGGCGCCGAGATCAGCGTCAACCTTGACGAAAAAACCGTCAGCGTCGCCGGTGCGGATGAGTCTGCGGTCAAACAGGCCGTGGAAGAAGCGGGTTTTGAGTTTTCAGGCCGGGCGTGAACGCATATAGTTTCTCTTGAAATTATGGCGCGTCAGTGTGGGAACGCAAAATGCTTATGGTTGTCGTTGCGGGATCGTTCGTGATCCTGTTTTGCATGTTGAGCGTCTTGCACGTTTATTGGGCCTTTGGGGGGCAATCCGGGCTCGACAAGGCTGTTCCCAGCATCGACGGCCGACCCGCGTTCCAACCGGGCGTGACGATCACGATGGTTGTCGCACTGGCGCTGCTGGGATGCGCCGCCGTGGCCGGACATTTGGGGTTTTCAGACCAAATCCAATGGCCATACGCACATTTGGCCCCGTACGCAGGGGCGGCCCTGGCGTTGGTCTTTTTGCTGCGCGCGGTGGGCGACTTCCATTATGTGGGTTTTTTCAAAACGCTAACGGGTTCACCGTTTGCAAAACTCGATACACGATTATACTCGCCGTTGTGCATTGTGCTGTCCGCCGGGTTCGGTTTTTTATCGCTCGCGGCCAGCGCATAGCAGAAGGCGCATCGTACGATTGAAAGAGGGATGAAGCATGCTTAAGACCACCTTGCGCACCGCGCTTGGCGCGATATTGATGTTCTTTGCGGCCCTGACGCCGAACGTTGGCAGCGCAGCCGATTTCATCATCGAACCGTTGGATTACGACATTCCGGCGGAAGTCCAGGCTGCCGCCGATGACGGCAAGAATCTGGTGGTGATGTTCGGCCAGAACGGTTGCCCGTACTGCGACAAAATGCACAAACGAGTCTTTCCCCATCCCAAAGTGGCGGCACAGTACGGCGAGGATTTCGTGATGTTCGAAATCAACATCAAAGGCGATTTGGAAGTCGTCTCGCATGATGGCGAAGCCACCACCGAAAAGGAATATGCCTCCAAGATGCGCGCCCGCGCGACGCCGCTGTTCGTCTATTACGACAAGCAAGGCAAGGACGTTCTGCGTCTGACCGGCTATCAAGAGCCCGGCATTTTCATGACCGCAGGGCGATATGTCAGCAGCGAAAGCTACAAGGACGGAACTTCGTTCCTGGCCTTTGTGCGCAGCGGTAAATGAGGGGGGATATCTCGATGAACATGTTGAAATCCAGATTTCGCACCTTCGCCACCGCGCTTGCGGGTATCGGCCTGATCACCGCGCTGACGTTTGATGCGCGCGATGCGCACGCGGACATGGCCCAAACGGATGTCGCCTTGGTCCAGCAAATGGCCGAAGCATCCACCGACAAACAGCTCGAAGCGTTGGAGATCTATTACGCTCTACATGTATCCGAATTGGCTGTGCAAAACATGAACGAACGGCGCACCGGCGCAATGTTCGCCGTGCAGCGCGCCAAGGCGGACAACAGTCCAAAAGGCAAAATTTCCGCGTTGGAACAAAAAGCCCAAGAGGTGGTCGCCGAACGCACAGCCAAGGTCGAAGAGAACCAGAAATTGCGCAAAAAACTGTCGGAAATCTCCGGTCTCGATTTTGCCGAACCGCTGGTGATGGCGCCCGATGCACCGATGGATATGCCGACGGCGCCAGCTGGCGTTCCCGCCGACTTGGTCGCAGCGCAAAAGGATGCCTGGACCGCGTTGCTGGCGGCGCAAAATGCGTGGCAGGAGGAACGTCTGACGTTGCTCGACGCGCAGCAACGCTATGACGAAACGCGCGACGTGCCCATCGGCGATCATCTGCGCGCCATGACGCTGGCGGAAACCGCTTACGCCAAGGCCATTGGCGCGTGCCGGTTGATCGAGGCGAAAATCGCGG
This genomic stretch from Magnetovibrio sp. harbors:
- a CDS encoding DUF3995 domain-containing protein, with the protein product MLMVVVAGSFVILFCMLSVLHVYWAFGGQSGLDKAVPSIDGRPAFQPGVTITMVVALALLGCAAVAGHLGFSDQIQWPYAHLAPYAGAALALVFLLRAVGDFHYVGFFKTLTGSPFAKLDTRLYSPLCIVLSAGFGFLSLAASA
- a CDS encoding thioredoxin family protein, yielding MLKTTLRTALGAILMFFAALTPNVGSAADFIIEPLDYDIPAEVQAAADDGKNLVVMFGQNGCPYCDKMHKRVFPHPKVAAQYGEDFVMFEINIKGDLEVVSHDGEATTEKEYASKMRARATPLFVYYDKQGKDVLRLTGYQEPGIFMTAGRYVSSESYKDGTSFLAFVRSGK
- a CDS encoding heavy-metal-associated domain-containing protein encodes the protein MTDTYKVIGMTCGGCAKSVTNAIMDVAPGAEISVNLDEKTVSVAGADESAVKQAVEEAGFEFSGRA